The genomic DNA TCCGCTGCCGGCTGCGGCGGCTGGCCTGTCCCGAACACGGGATCGTCACCGAGCAGGTGCCCTTCGCCCGGCACGACGCGCGGTTCACCCGCGACTTCGAGGACCTGGTGGCGTGGCTGGCCACCAAGACCGACCAGACCGCGATCACCAACCTGTGCCGGATCACGTGGCGGACGGTGGGGCGCATCTGCGACCGGGTGGTCGCCGACGTGCTCGACCCGCACCGGCTCGACGAGCTGTTCGTCATCGGCGTCGATGAGATCTCGTGGCGCAAGCAGCACCACTACCTGACCCTTGTCAGCAACCATCAGACGTCGAAGATCGTGTGGGCCGGCCCCGGACGCTCCGCCAAGACCCTCGACGGGTTCTTCGACGAACTGGGCCCTGAACGGGCCGCGAAGCTGCAGGCGGTGTCACTGGACCTGGGCCCCGCG from Actinomycetota bacterium includes the following:
- a CDS encoding transposase, producing the protein MRVTTAFNRLLRLNGVHVREVEIGVALVVVTVALRRRALICPHCGHRTRSRYDTRQRESRWRHLDLGVFKLEVRCRLRRLACPEHGIVTEQVPFARHDARFTRDFEDLVAWLATKTDQTAITNLCRITWRTVGRICDRVVADVLDPHRLDELFVIGVDEISWRKQHHYLTLVSNHQTSKIVWAGPGRSAKTLDGFFDELGPERAAKLQAVSLDLGPA